In Spirosoma aureum, a single genomic region encodes these proteins:
- a CDS encoding ABC transporter permease has product MLRNYFKIALRNLSKNKVYSFINIFGLAVGMAVAMLIGLWIYDELSFNKFHKGYDRLAQLYINQTFNGTTGSSRAVSIPSATEIKTKYAPDFKYASLASWNFGHLLVNGDKKINKEGMYVEPVFPQMLSLKMLKGDYATALKEPASILLSESVAKVLFGDKDPLNKIIKIDSKNNMKVTGIFEDLPFNSDFYDTKFYLPWSAYLAEQSWVKESQQQWSNHSFQTFVQVADQADMNKVSAKIRDVEKKHTSPQENPEYFLHPMSHWHLYSDFKEGKNVGGAIQFVWLFAIIGVFVLLLACINFMNLSTARSEKRAKEVGIRKAVGSLRQQLITQFLSESLLVVGFALVLAILIVLISLSAFNDLSGKQVSIPYQAPLFWAMIIGFSLMTGLLSGSYPALYLSSFNPLEVLKGTFRVGRWAAVPRKVLVVVQFTVSITLIIGTIIVFRQIQHAKNRPVGYDRQGLLQISLSSNLNKKYDPLRDDLLKSGAVYEMSESSSPTTGVWSNQIGFEWEGKDPKSIPLFGVVACTHHFGKTINWKIKEGRDFSRDFSTDTSAFVLNEAAVKLTGLKNIVGKIIRYNDKPCTVVGVVKDMVMESPYTPIKPTIFMVNYDWANVINVKLMPNAPVEDALKKVEAVFKKYDSDSPFDFKFADEQYDAKFRSEERVGKLARIFAVLAIFISCLGLFGLASFIAEQRIKEIGVRKVLGASVLNLWGLLSKDFVRLVIISFLIATPIAYFFLDDWLQEYEYRTNISWWIFVLSGIGATVITLLTVSYQAIRAALMNPVKSLRSE; this is encoded by the coding sequence CACAGGAAGTAGCCGGGCCGTTTCGATTCCGTCGGCCACCGAGATAAAAACCAAATATGCTCCCGATTTCAAATACGCATCGCTGGCCTCCTGGAATTTCGGGCATCTGCTGGTAAATGGTGACAAGAAAATCAATAAAGAGGGCATGTATGTAGAGCCTGTTTTTCCGCAGATGCTCTCGCTCAAGATGCTCAAAGGCGACTATGCTACGGCCCTTAAAGAGCCCGCTTCTATTTTGTTGTCGGAGTCGGTTGCTAAAGTCCTTTTTGGGGATAAAGATCCGCTCAACAAAATCATTAAAATTGACAGTAAAAACAACATGAAAGTGACGGGTATTTTTGAAGACTTACCCTTTAACTCTGACTTTTACGATACAAAATTTTATTTGCCGTGGAGCGCCTATCTAGCCGAACAGTCCTGGGTAAAAGAGTCGCAGCAACAGTGGAGTAATCACTCGTTTCAAACCTTCGTTCAGGTAGCTGACCAGGCCGACATGAATAAGGTTTCGGCCAAGATCAGAGACGTAGAGAAAAAACACACGTCGCCCCAGGAAAATCCGGAGTATTTTCTGCATCCGATGAGTCATTGGCATTTATACTCTGACTTTAAGGAAGGGAAAAATGTAGGCGGAGCCATTCAGTTCGTATGGCTGTTTGCTATTATCGGTGTCTTTGTGTTGCTGTTGGCCTGCATCAATTTTATGAACCTGAGCACGGCCCGATCCGAAAAACGCGCCAAAGAAGTCGGTATCCGAAAAGCCGTTGGTTCGCTCCGCCAACAACTCATAACTCAATTTCTGAGCGAGTCTCTGCTAGTAGTTGGTTTTGCGCTGGTTTTGGCCATTCTGATCGTTCTGATTTCTTTATCGGCATTCAACGATTTATCGGGTAAGCAAGTTAGTATTCCGTATCAGGCTCCTCTGTTCTGGGCAATGATTATTGGATTTTCGCTCATGACGGGCTTGCTGTCAGGTAGTTACCCGGCTCTGTATCTGTCGTCGTTTAATCCGCTGGAGGTACTCAAAGGAACATTCAGAGTGGGTCGATGGGCAGCTGTGCCTCGCAAGGTGTTAGTCGTGGTTCAGTTTACCGTTTCCATTACGCTGATCATTGGAACCATTATCGTTTTTCGGCAAATTCAGCACGCCAAAAATCGACCCGTTGGCTATGACCGCCAGGGATTGCTGCAAATCTCGTTAAGCTCCAACCTCAACAAGAAATATGACCCCTTGCGGGATGATTTGTTGAAATCAGGGGCCGTTTATGAAATGAGCGAATCATCCAGCCCCACAACGGGTGTCTGGTCAAACCAGATTGGTTTTGAATGGGAGGGGAAAGATCCGAAATCGATACCCTTGTTTGGTGTGGTTGCCTGCACCCATCATTTCGGAAAAACCATAAACTGGAAGATTAAAGAAGGCCGGGATTTTTCAAGGGATTTCTCAACCGATACCTCCGCTTTTGTCCTGAATGAAGCGGCTGTTAAGCTGACGGGTTTGAAAAATATTGTTGGTAAAATCATTCGCTATAATGATAAACCCTGTACGGTTGTCGGCGTGGTGAAAGATATGGTGATGGAGTCGCCGTACACACCCATCAAACCAACCATTTTTATGGTAAATTATGATTGGGCGAATGTGATCAATGTCAAACTAATGCCTAATGCACCGGTAGAAGATGCCCTTAAGAAAGTAGAAGCGGTTTTCAAAAAATACGATTCCGACAGTCCGTTTGATTTCAAGTTTGCTGATGAACAATACGATGCTAAATTCAGGTCGGAGGAGCGCGTTGGGAAACTGGCCCGGATTTTTGCGGTACTGGCCATTTTTATCAGTTGTTTAGGGCTGTTTGGGCTGGCATCGTTCATTGCCGAACAGCGAATTAAAGAAATTGGTGTTCGTAAAGTACTGGGCGCTTCCGTTTTGAATCTGTGGGGCCTACTCTCTAAAGACTTTGTTCGACTGGTCATCATCTCCTTCCTGATTGCAACGCCCATTGCTTATTTTTTCCTGGACGATTGGCTGCAGGAATACGAATACCGTACCAACATCTCCTGGTGGATCTTTGTACTGTCGGGTATTGGGGCCACTGTAATTACCTTATTGACTGTCAGTTATCAGGCCATTCGGGCGGCCCTGATGAATCCGGTGAAGAGTTTGCGATCTGAATAA
- a CDS encoding ABC transporter permease yields the protein MLRNYLKTTWRSLIRNRNYALINLTGLTLGLGVAIVLFWIVRFEYSFDRYHWHADRLYRLIANDKFGETGSHVPQGLIKAINEQIPGVEKAVNTYAIDSDGLKVGQRVFNVKHVFFAPPQFLDMIDVAWVKGSPMQSLNQPFQVVLDEPTAHRFFGSNDALGKTIRIRNNVDLTVSGIIRKMPVNTEFQFEVLASRETLKRIQPEYNHENYWAGGDSMHHGYVLLKDGASPSAIESLLATLASQHKNESAYTGFDLLPITNVHLDTQSDADPYNYVLPEWMLYTLAGIGLFLIFIACINFINLATVQAVQRSREIAVRKVLGSSRSQLIAQFFGETAFLVFLSIGLGSFLATQLIRYADQLLNTQVTQSPVWDNGTVSFLLILGGIVTLLAGSYPALVLSGFQPVRILRGRLVMPRKGGITLRQLLVVTQFVIAQVLVICTLIGIRQIRYFYQKDLGFNKAAVVTVTMPDRGNAVVRERFRQQLLQHPEVKDVAFALTTPSSNHNWWWNTIHHRNLPKGQSTFRIQYVDTNYFNFFKIPLVAGRSWTRADTNTVAIINEKAARDLGYQRPDKIIGERIKLSDGNLFTIMGVVKDYHSQSLKSSIVPHVFLYADWNFQQASIRINPSQSTKALAHIEQYWKAIFPNYYFETKFLDQELQTFYADEQKLSNFLTLFAIVGIFIGSLGLFGLVSFVVTQRTKEIGVRKVLGATVASIVSLLSQDFLKLVLIAFVIATPIAWYAMSQFLKQYTYKIDIDWWVFILAGGLAGSIALVTVSLQSIKAALTNPVKSLRSE from the coding sequence ATGTTACGAAACTACCTCAAAACCACCTGGCGCAGTTTAATCCGTAACCGGAATTATGCGCTCATCAATTTAACCGGTCTGACCCTTGGATTGGGTGTAGCAATTGTGTTATTCTGGATTGTGCGTTTTGAGTATAGTTTTGATCGATACCATTGGCATGCCGACCGGTTGTATCGGCTTATTGCGAATGATAAATTTGGAGAAACGGGCTCTCATGTGCCGCAGGGCCTCATTAAAGCCATCAATGAACAGATACCGGGTGTCGAGAAAGCTGTCAATACCTATGCGATCGACTCGGATGGATTGAAAGTTGGCCAACGGGTTTTTAATGTTAAGCATGTCTTTTTTGCACCACCTCAATTTCTCGACATGATTGATGTGGCATGGGTGAAAGGTTCGCCCATGCAGTCGTTAAATCAACCGTTTCAGGTAGTTCTGGACGAACCCACAGCCCACCGTTTTTTCGGCAGCAATGACGCGCTGGGCAAAACAATTCGCATTCGAAACAATGTTGACCTTACGGTGTCGGGAATCATCCGGAAAATGCCGGTTAATACCGAATTTCAGTTTGAAGTGCTGGCTTCCCGCGAGACGTTAAAGCGAATTCAACCGGAATATAACCATGAAAATTACTGGGCTGGTGGTGACTCCATGCATCATGGCTATGTGCTCTTGAAAGATGGGGCGTCTCCATCTGCTATTGAATCACTGTTGGCCACATTGGCAAGCCAGCATAAGAATGAATCTGCCTATACTGGATTTGACCTGTTGCCAATAACGAACGTCCATCTCGATACACAGAGTGATGCTGACCCGTATAATTATGTACTTCCGGAATGGATGCTGTATACATTGGCAGGCATCGGATTGTTTCTGATCTTCATTGCCTGCATCAATTTTATTAATCTGGCAACGGTGCAGGCTGTGCAGCGCAGTCGTGAAATTGCCGTCCGAAAAGTGCTGGGAAGCAGTCGCAGTCAGCTCATTGCACAATTCTTTGGTGAAACAGCCTTTCTGGTTTTCCTGTCGATCGGATTGGGTAGTTTTCTGGCAACACAGCTAATTCGCTATGCCGATCAGTTGCTGAATACACAGGTGACTCAATCCCCTGTATGGGATAATGGTACGGTTTCATTCCTGCTTATTCTGGGTGGAATTGTGACGCTGCTGGCAGGCAGCTATCCGGCCTTGGTGCTGTCGGGCTTTCAGCCAGTTCGGATACTACGCGGTCGATTGGTAATGCCGCGCAAGGGCGGCATTACGCTGCGGCAGTTGTTGGTTGTTACGCAGTTTGTTATTGCTCAGGTGCTGGTTATCTGCACGCTGATTGGCATCAGGCAGATTCGCTACTTTTATCAGAAAGATCTGGGCTTTAATAAAGCTGCTGTTGTAACCGTTACGATGCCCGATCGGGGCAATGCGGTAGTGCGCGAACGGTTTCGGCAACAATTGCTTCAGCATCCGGAAGTAAAAGATGTCGCATTTGCCTTAACAACACCGTCGAGCAATCACAATTGGTGGTGGAATACGATCCATCACCGAAACCTACCCAAAGGCCAATCCACATTTCGCATTCAATACGTCGATACCAACTACTTTAATTTTTTCAAAATCCCATTGGTAGCTGGCCGATCCTGGACGCGCGCTGATACTAATACCGTGGCGATTATTAACGAGAAAGCGGCTCGTGATTTAGGTTATCAACGGCCGGATAAGATAATTGGCGAACGAATTAAGCTGTCGGATGGAAACTTGTTTACCATCATGGGTGTGGTCAAAGACTATCATTCGCAAAGTCTGAAATCGTCAATTGTTCCACACGTTTTTCTGTACGCCGACTGGAATTTTCAGCAGGCCAGTATTCGTATTAATCCGAGCCAATCTACAAAAGCACTCGCTCACATTGAACAATACTGGAAAGCGATTTTTCCGAATTATTATTTCGAGACAAAATTTCTGGATCAGGAACTACAAACGTTCTACGCCGACGAACAGAAGCTGTCTAACTTTCTGACATTGTTTGCTATTGTCGGTATTTTTATCGGCAGTTTAGGCCTTTTTGGTTTGGTGTCATTTGTGGTAACGCAACGAACCAAAGAGATTGGCGTGCGCAAGGTACTCGGCGCTACAGTGGCCAGTATCGTTTCGCTGTTGTCGCAGGATTTTCTGAAATTGGTACTGATTGCTTTTGTGATTGCAACGCCCATTGCCTGGTATGCGATGAGTCAATTTCTGAAGCAATACACCTACAAAATTGATATTGACTGGTGGGTATTCATCCTGGCGGGTGGTTTGGCCGGAAGTATTGCCCTCGTAACCGTCAGTTTGCAGAGTATCAAAGCCGCATTGACAAATCCAGTGAAGAGTTTACGATCTGAATGA
- a CDS encoding ABC transporter permease, whose translation MLRNYLKIAVRNLWRNKTFSGINVIGLSVGLASCLLLFMYITHELSYDDFQQKADRIARVTMEYSMEGHTAKIPQTGTKVAPEFGRQFPEIESGVRLINRDGIVSNGDQQFSEKRIVFADSAFFNLFSFRLIKGNPQTALAGPNLVVLSETTARKYFGTENPVGKNLRINTGGSFRDYSVTGVVNDCPANSQIKYDLLTSFMTLPAAKSEEWYSANYATYLLLRKPGDIAYLQAKVPGFMKTQFSKEEMSGSNYLTYNLEPLRRVHLYSDVEGSFEPNGDLTYIYIFGSIALLILLIACVNYVNLATSRAVERAQEVGVRKVMGAMQRQLFGQFIGESVIVTSIALVMALLMASLTLPLFNTLSDRQFSVEVWFKPENLLLLLGVGVVVSLIAGGYPALVLARFQPIRVLKGHLKTAGAGQFRKALIVFQFAITAFLIISTLLVRNQLTFIQKKKLGYSKDHVLMLPVDKQVKEKIRSLKSEFRQSADVQQVSMASESPVFINGGYGMRRANRPDANYKMVAGLQIDEDFIKTVGLQLVAGRDLTQTDVEQAMHPDGDSLNYYHFIPNESAVKELGWTPQQAIGQKIDMGGNRKGEIKAVVADFHFASMKQKIGPLILFPEMGGEVLLVKLSGSQLPNTLQFLERKWRSLIPDRPFSYEFMDEEFNKLYVAETRTGRIFSVFAFLSIFLACLGLFGLSAYTTAQRTKEIGVRKVLGASVFSIVGLLSKDFLKLVLIAIVLASPIAWYAMSQWLRDFAYRIDIDWWVFALAGLLAVGIALLTVSFQSIKAALMNPVKSLRAE comes from the coding sequence ATGCTACGAAACTACCTGAAAATTGCCGTTCGGAACTTGTGGAGAAACAAAACATTCTCCGGTATCAATGTCATTGGGTTGTCGGTAGGACTCGCTTCCTGTCTGCTACTGTTCATGTATATTACCCACGAACTAAGCTATGACGATTTCCAGCAGAAAGCGGACCGGATTGCACGGGTAACGATGGAATATAGTATGGAAGGCCATACGGCTAAAATACCGCAAACGGGCACGAAAGTCGCCCCTGAATTTGGGCGCCAATTTCCGGAAATAGAATCGGGTGTCCGGCTTATTAATCGGGACGGTATTGTGAGTAATGGCGACCAGCAATTCAGCGAAAAACGAATTGTATTTGCCGATTCTGCGTTTTTCAACCTGTTTTCATTTCGCTTAATTAAAGGAAATCCGCAAACCGCGCTGGCCGGACCAAATCTGGTGGTGTTGTCGGAAACAACGGCCCGGAAATATTTCGGTACGGAGAATCCGGTAGGCAAAAATCTTCGCATTAATACGGGGGGCTCGTTTCGGGATTATTCCGTAACGGGTGTTGTGAACGATTGCCCCGCCAATTCGCAGATCAAATACGATTTGCTGACTTCGTTTATGACACTTCCCGCGGCTAAGTCGGAAGAGTGGTACTCGGCGAATTACGCGACGTATTTATTGCTTCGTAAACCCGGAGACATTGCCTATTTACAGGCAAAAGTTCCGGGCTTTATGAAAACGCAGTTTAGTAAGGAGGAAATGTCGGGCAGTAATTACCTGACCTACAATCTCGAACCGCTCCGTCGGGTGCATTTATACTCCGATGTGGAAGGCAGTTTTGAACCCAATGGTGATCTGACTTACATCTATATTTTTGGGTCGATTGCCTTACTGATTTTGCTGATTGCCTGTGTCAATTACGTTAATCTGGCAACCTCTCGTGCCGTAGAAAGAGCACAGGAAGTTGGCGTTCGCAAAGTGATGGGCGCTATGCAGCGGCAACTGTTTGGGCAATTCATTGGCGAATCAGTCATTGTAACATCAATTGCTCTGGTGATGGCGTTGCTAATGGCCAGTCTGACGCTCCCCTTATTCAACACACTGTCGGACCGGCAATTTTCGGTGGAAGTCTGGTTCAAGCCCGAAAATCTTCTGTTGTTACTGGGTGTGGGCGTCGTGGTGAGCCTGATTGCCGGTGGCTACCCGGCGCTGGTTCTGGCACGGTTTCAGCCAATCCGTGTGCTGAAAGGTCACCTGAAAACCGCCGGAGCGGGCCAGTTCCGTAAGGCATTGATTGTGTTTCAGTTTGCCATTACGGCTTTCCTGATCATCAGTACGCTACTGGTTCGGAACCAGTTGACGTTTATTCAGAAGAAAAAACTAGGCTATAGCAAAGACCATGTACTGATGCTGCCCGTCGATAAGCAGGTTAAGGAAAAAATACGATCCCTGAAAAGCGAGTTCCGGCAAAGTGCTGATGTGCAGCAGGTTTCCATGGCTTCTGAATCGCCGGTGTTTATCAATGGTGGCTATGGAATGCGCCGGGCTAATAGACCCGATGCAAACTACAAAATGGTCGCTGGCTTACAGATCGATGAAGATTTCATAAAAACCGTTGGATTACAGCTGGTTGCGGGTCGGGATTTAACGCAAACGGATGTGGAACAGGCCATGCATCCCGACGGCGATAGTCTGAATTACTATCATTTTATCCCAAACGAATCAGCCGTAAAAGAACTAGGCTGGACACCCCAGCAAGCCATTGGCCAGAAAATTGACATGGGTGGCAATCGGAAGGGCGAAATCAAAGCCGTTGTCGCTGATTTTCACTTTGCTTCCATGAAACAGAAAATTGGTCCATTAATTCTGTTTCCGGAAATGGGCGGTGAAGTATTGCTCGTTAAACTATCGGGTAGCCAGTTGCCCAATACCCTTCAGTTTCTGGAACGTAAATGGAGATCATTGATACCCGATCGCCCGTTTTCCTACGAATTTATGGACGAAGAGTTCAATAAGCTTTATGTGGCCGAAACGCGTACCGGCCGAATCTTCAGTGTCTTTGCTTTTCTATCCATCTTTCTGGCCTGTCTTGGCTTGTTTGGTTTATCGGCCTACACAACGGCGCAACGCACGAAAGAAATTGGCGTTCGGAAAGTGCTTGGAGCCTCGGTGTTTAGCATCGTAGGACTACTCTCCAAAGATTTCCTGAAACTGGTGCTGATTGCTATTGTCCTGGCTTCACCGATTGCCTGGTATGCCATGAGCCAGTGGCTGCGAGATTTTGCCTATCGCATCGACATTGACTGGTGGGTCTTTGCGTTGGCGGGTTTACTGGCTGTCGGAATTGCATTGCTGACGGTCAGCTTCCAGAGCATTAAAGCCGCCTTGATGAATCCGGTCAAGAGCCTCAGAGCCGAATAG
- a CDS encoding YybH family protein, with protein sequence MKFLLLVLVFIAGMNPLLAQSSGPASVNADQLPSVTLPPEIDRVLRDYERAWKAKDTKALVALFVPDGFVMQPQRPPVRGHAGLQQAYRGAGGPLYLRTLSFAQSGTVGYIIGAYRYQEKGADVGKFILALRQGKNNRWFIAADMDNSIK encoded by the coding sequence ATGAAATTCCTGCTGTTAGTCCTTGTCTTCATCGCTGGTATGAATCCTCTGTTGGCACAGTCATCGGGGCCAGCCAGCGTTAATGCCGATCAGTTACCATCGGTGACACTGCCGCCCGAAATCGATCGCGTTCTGCGTGATTATGAACGAGCCTGGAAGGCAAAGGATACAAAAGCGTTGGTTGCCTTATTCGTTCCCGATGGGTTTGTCATGCAGCCACAACGCCCGCCCGTACGTGGTCACGCTGGCCTCCAGCAGGCATATCGGGGCGCGGGCGGGCCACTTTACCTGCGTACGCTGTCGTTTGCACAATCGGGTACTGTCGGGTATATCATTGGCGCTTACCGCTACCAGGAGAAGGGCGCTGATGTTGGAAAATTTATTCTGGCATTGCGTCAGGGTAAAAATAATCGCTGGTTTATTGCGGCTGATATGGATAATTCGATAAAATAA
- a CDS encoding ABC transporter permease, translating into MVRNYLKISLRNLWRNRKVSAISIAGLSIGLACGIVIFLLVSYMFSFDRYHAKADRTFWIVTDIRQDNVVPTDATPRPLGEVLRRDVPFVENAVRLENMFGRIISIPDGKGGYAKKFEESRNLCFTEPQFFDVFDTKWVSGNPATALSAPNTVVLSERYAEKYFGTADPIGKTVRFDNQTNLTVTGLVKNLPSNTKLRYDVFISYATIPALIGDRGKQAMQNWEGVSTLCFVTLREGTPVDRLTSVFPTIRQKYLNTVEAKKLDFHALTLDDLNHNPMYGGQAPRPILYALIIVGLFLVMAACINFINIATAHALKRSKEVGVRKVMGSSRRQLIGQFMTETTLVTLLAVVLALVLAYFCLPMLNNALAVLKTDLSIFDVFKPDSIRWFGSLLVGVILLAGFYPALVMARFNPVAALRAGYGQLTAKQVGSVSVRRGLVVMQFFITQLFIIGVVVMMAQVRHMQQTDMGFRKEAILTIPVPTSNPLKQDVLRNQLRQIAGVDQVALAAEPPASYRRIPVPFTFDTHTEPEKFPTAVKVGDKDFVPLFGIKLLAGRNFMNNDTTNSEALVNETMIKQLGLRSPAEVLGKQIKIWGGTKTVVGVVNDFHLSELREAIPPATILNYYRENHVAALKLNPANLTATVKAVEDNWNELFPEHVFKADFVDDLLNQFYLTERILLGLAQVFSLIAILIGCLGLYGLVAFMAEAKTKEIGVRKVLGASINELLWLFGREFGRLLLIGFVLAAPIGWLLMNGWLRGYVYHIQFGWWIFALTFGLVIVITVLTVGYESLKAALTNPAKSLRTE; encoded by the coding sequence ATGGTTCGGAATTATCTGAAAATTTCCCTGCGCAACCTCTGGCGCAACCGCAAAGTCAGTGCCATCAGTATCGCCGGCTTATCCATAGGTCTGGCCTGTGGTATCGTCATTTTTCTGCTGGTCAGTTATATGTTCAGTTTCGATCGGTACCATGCCAAAGCTGACCGTACCTTCTGGATCGTTACCGACATCCGACAAGATAATGTCGTTCCCACGGATGCTACACCACGCCCATTAGGGGAGGTTTTGCGTCGGGATGTACCTTTTGTGGAGAACGCTGTCCGGCTCGAAAACATGTTCGGCCGCATCATCAGCATACCTGATGGCAAGGGCGGTTACGCTAAAAAGTTTGAGGAGTCGCGTAACCTGTGTTTTACAGAGCCGCAATTTTTCGATGTGTTCGATACGAAATGGGTGAGCGGCAATCCTGCAACGGCCTTGTCAGCCCCGAATACGGTGGTGTTATCGGAACGATACGCCGAAAAATATTTTGGTACGGCAGATCCAATTGGCAAGACGGTACGCTTTGATAACCAGACGAATCTGACGGTTACGGGACTGGTTAAAAACCTTCCATCTAATACCAAACTGCGCTACGATGTATTCATCTCATACGCGACTATTCCGGCGCTGATTGGCGATCGTGGAAAGCAGGCAATGCAGAACTGGGAAGGCGTTTCAACGCTTTGTTTTGTAACCCTTCGCGAAGGAACGCCTGTTGATCGGCTGACAAGCGTATTTCCAACGATCCGGCAGAAATACCTGAACACGGTGGAGGCAAAGAAACTGGACTTTCATGCCCTAACGCTCGACGATCTGAACCATAATCCAATGTACGGAGGGCAGGCACCCCGGCCTATTCTCTACGCACTGATTATCGTCGGCCTGTTTCTGGTGATGGCGGCTTGCATCAATTTCATCAACATCGCCACCGCTCATGCCCTGAAACGGTCGAAAGAAGTGGGTGTTCGGAAAGTGATGGGTAGTTCACGCAGGCAGCTGATCGGGCAGTTTATGACTGAAACAACGCTTGTGACGCTGCTGGCTGTTGTGCTGGCGTTGGTGCTGGCCTATTTCTGCCTGCCGATGCTGAACAACGCATTGGCCGTGTTGAAAACGGATCTATCGATTTTTGATGTGTTTAAGCCGGATTCGATCCGTTGGTTTGGGAGCCTGCTGGTGGGTGTGATTCTGCTGGCTGGCTTTTATCCTGCACTGGTGATGGCCCGTTTCAATCCGGTGGCGGCCCTGCGGGCGGGTTACGGACAACTGACCGCAAAACAGGTTGGAAGCGTATCGGTTCGGCGCGGGCTGGTTGTGATGCAGTTTTTCATTACCCAACTGTTCATTATTGGGGTCGTTGTCATGATGGCGCAGGTGCGGCATATGCAGCAAACGGATATGGGTTTCCGTAAAGAAGCTATCTTGACTATACCCGTTCCGACCAGTAACCCGCTGAAACAGGACGTGCTGCGAAATCAGTTGCGGCAAATTGCGGGTGTTGACCAGGTGGCGCTGGCTGCCGAACCACCCGCTTCATACCGCCGAATTCCGGTTCCATTCACCTTCGATACCCACACCGAACCGGAGAAATTTCCAACAGCTGTTAAGGTTGGCGATAAAGATTTCGTTCCGCTGTTTGGTATTAAGCTGCTGGCTGGCCGGAATTTTATGAATAACGACACAACCAATAGCGAAGCGTTGGTCAATGAAACGATGATAAAACAACTGGGACTTCGTTCTCCCGCTGAGGTGCTGGGGAAGCAGATCAAGATTTGGGGCGGTACGAAAACTGTTGTTGGCGTCGTCAATGATTTTCATCTGAGCGAATTGCGGGAAGCTATTCCGCCGGCAACCATCCTGAATTATTATCGAGAAAACCACGTCGCGGCCCTGAAACTGAATCCTGCCAATCTCACCGCTACCGTGAAAGCCGTTGAAGATAACTGGAATGAGCTGTTTCCTGAGCATGTCTTCAAAGCCGATTTTGTCGATGATCTGTTGAATCAGTTTTACCTTACTGAACGAATCCTGTTAGGCTTAGCGCAGGTGTTTTCGCTCATTGCCATTCTCATTGGATGCCTTGGTCTGTATGGTTTAGTCGCGTTTATGGCCGAGGCAAAAACGAAGGAAATTGGTGTACGAAAAGTGCTGGGGGCTAGTATAAATGAACTGCTCTGGCTGTTTGGCCGTGAATTTGGCCGGTTACTGTTAATTGGATTTGTCCTGGCGGCTCCCATTGGCTGGTTACTGATGAATGGCTGGCTTCGGGGCTATGTGTATCACATTCAATTCGGCTGGTGGATATTTGCGCTAACCTTCGGGCTGGTGATCGTTATTACGGTCTTAACGGTGGGTTACGAGTCGCTAAAAGCGGCTTTAACGAATCCGGCCAAATCACTTCGAACGGAATAG